The genome window tttcaccattttttttttctctaagacatttttttcccttattttttggCTATATTTTTTGCTCCTCGTCCcctttttattctctttgaagtttgtttttcatatttttttgctATAGTTTGGTCTCATTTCCCCTTTTTTCCCTCTTAGATGTTTGTTCTCCTTATTTTTCGGCTATAATTTGGGGcttaatttattcattttacaaaattaacatttttttttggaatcaaaGAACTAACCTAATTGGATAAAATTTGGAAGTCTTAGGTGGTTGCTTAACTTGCTTAATGCAAGAGCCAAACTAGTTATGCTTGTGTTGCCATGCACAACACAGACTAAACCACTATATGCAAGCCTCTACACTACACCATAGCCTACCATACCACTCCTCTCTACATTCCCTCCACAAATTTGGTGCAAGTTTGGCTATAATGGAAAATGAAGCAACTTAGTTAGTTTGGCCTTTTCTTAAAATTTGGTTGACCTAACCGTAGATAGTTCATGTCTTTAAAGGAAACGGGGCCCCAAAACTTGCTAAATATGATCTTGACTGACCTAGTTTCACGGTGTACTTATTTCCTCTAATATTTTTCTAATCTTGAGTAACTAAACAAAGCAACAAACCCTTTAGATATCGTTAAATTTGCTTGATCATGAAAGTAGGATTTTGCAACTTTTTGTGCATGATAGATGAAGTTTAGTTTGACGGGCTTGCTACGTTTAGGTTGTAGAAGATGAGCCTCTTAACACTGACCCATTATATTTGGAAAAAGTGCcatcaatcatttttatttattattatttttaaataaatatctaaattttcaTGTTCAGAACATAATAagtttaactttttaaaacttctcTTTCACAATTATTCCTTCCTGTTATTTATTATCTCGATTATAGATGACAAAATATCTTTGCTCTGCTCCATCCCacttgggttttttttccccaactAAAAAGGGGACGAAACATAGATTGATTTTGCTTGCCCTaccttttttttgagaaattttttatttttttatttttacatatctaacttacaatttattttttacacgtatctatatctatactattatttaaggggtttttCCTGTTtagattcctcatttttttagttcaaaaatacccttagacccctatgtttaagtagagataaAAATACAGGACAATATGgtaaaaatgcaactctaaCTCCCACCAAAAcgttgcctaaaaaataggaccacttttctgttaattttcaaattactttatttacttataaattatattttcaaaataaaaattatatatatataattaaaaaaaaaaaacagtttttttttttctacaaaataagaccactaaaaaaaaagccttatcGCATGCGCTTTGCACATGTGGTGAAGCTAGTTTTATCCTAAGCATTTCCTCTCAGCACTCCTATCATTGCCTTTATCTTATATCTCTCATCATTTTATCAATAACAACGCCATCAAATTAAGAATGACAAAAtgtttttctcccaaaaaaaagaaaaaaagaaagaatgacaaAATGTCTTCACCCCGTGCCCTACTCCATGCCAGTTTCCCTTTCTATGGGTTGCCATGAACATGATAGTATGTTGACTTGCACATGAGCATGGACCCACTTGTATATTGGTAGTTTGTTTTAGCTTCtcattttaggaaaataaaaaaggccaGTCATTTATCACTATATTGTTAGTTTCTTATAACttcatattttatgaaaataaaaaaaaggcaagtCATTTGTTGGTAAGAGAGTATAGAAACACAATTTTTGTGCTAGTTTTCTTACAACTCTAATATGGTAAATTATGAGTGGTAGAGAAAAATGATAAGTccatataaaaatgattatctATCACTTACAATCAACCACTTAACAAGTTGTACCAAATTATATTATAAGAACGGTTTATCATTTAGGTGTaagtttataaaaacaaaaccaaaaacaaaacattgcccagagagagagagacttacgGACTTGGATTGAGTAAATCTAGAGTCTAGATTGTGCCAACttatttaaaaacttataacTGTAGTCTGATTTAcctataattaaattttaaacgaGTTGGCACGATTTAGATCATAGATTTACTCAACTTTCAATCTTAGCTCTTAAATGGAGTGGACACTGAGATGGAGAGATCCAACAGTAACAGCCTTTGTTCTCAAACCTcggcagcagcagcaacaaaacaacaacaacggcATGTAAAGTAGGGAGAAGCTGTCGTTTAGGGAGCTTACATATGAAACTCTGAAGCTATCGCTTAAGAACCATCCAAGTGTATGTTGTTCCTACAAACATATATTCCGCTACTCCCGCTACTTCTATATCTCATTTCCTCTCATTCCCAacaaaccctctctctctctcttgtctctGTACTACCAACCCATTTTGTTTCTCACTTCTGTTTTTGcccccaccatttttttttttcaagtccaATTGCACCctctccctcctttttttttctttttttttgggtcatggTTTTTTAGCTTTTggtgatattaaaaaaaaaaaaaaaatggtaaatgaGAAGTGGGTGTTATTGGGATTGGTTAGAGTTAAAGAATGAGTAAAAAGGGTGGCATGGAAGTTGGGGTTATGAATTCAGCTTTTGTTTCAGCGAGTTCATTGCCTCAGTCCATTGTCGTCGAATGCCGATTCCGCTCGCAATCGGCATTCGATTCCTTCTGCATTGCCTCTGAGGCCTTCTTTGAGcaccttttttctcttttgcgcCGGTTGCTTTgattgctacttttttttttttttttattaaaagaaaataaagcgAAATCGacccaaaaaaatgataaaaagattGAATTTTGTTAAACCCCTTTTGTTCTAGTAGATGTTTGGTTCTTGGCAGGAATATATTCCACTTTTCTGGATTGGTAATGTCTTGGACAATGGTCGAGCTCGATCCTGAATACACAGAGAAAGATCCAACCGGTCGATATGTTCGGGTATAGCTAACCTTATTCCTGTGAATTAGAATTATTCTAGACATATTATGATCACGTAGTTGAGAATTTTGTATGATGGGTCATTTTTTTGAAGTAGCATTGCATAAAATGGCagtttttgttgttaaatttctATATAGGTGAGGACCTTGTGTTTTAAAGTATTGGGTTTTGATAGTCATGTTATTGTTTATCAGAAATTAGATTTATGTGTCAAGTGCTTGGCTTTTTCCTTTTGTGACACTGTGACCTTGTAAATTTTGATGTTTGGCGGATAATTTGAGCTAATGACCCAAGGCCATGATACCAGTAACTTTACATAATGCATTGTATTCAATGactgaaaattgggttttgagggGCATGTTATTCTTTGTTATGAATTATGTGTTTGATGATTTTCAAGTTTTTACTTTATGCATGATGTTGTAATTGAGTtttgatttcttattttgatGTAACCATCAACAGATTGAGCTAATGGCTCAAGCCTATAGTTAGGAAGCTATTGTTGTTTATTTCCTTGAAGCTCTTGTTGTCATCATTGCCATTTTGAGGACAAAAAGAGATCTTTGGATTTAGATTGGCCATTTTATTCTTTGTTGGAGATGAGGTCAAATGTTTTTCTCTTATTCATGAACACTTCTCTTTTGTAACAGTACAATGAAATCTTGGGCAAGGGTGCTTTCAAGACTGTGTATGATTCCAAAACCactctttatctttctttattattttattttcttttgatctattTTCTAAGGAGTTATTAGCTTTTAAGGGATAAACTTTTTATTAACTTGGAGAATGGTTGTACTTGGGGATTCCTGATTTCTTTTTGCAGTTTTAAGGCGTTTGATGAAGTTGATGGAATAGAAGTTGCTTGGAACCAAGTTAGGATAGATGATGTCTTGCAGTCACCAGAAGATTTAGAGAAATTGTATTCGGAAGTTCATCTGCTGAAATCGTTGAAACATGATAACATCGTCAAGTTCTGTAATTCCTGGGTGGATGATAAGAAGAAAACTGTCAACATGATAACCGAGCTCTTCACATCTGGGAATCTGAGGCAGTATGttctctttgtttgtttcctgTCCTGTCTTTAAATTGATTGACAGTATTATGTGTGATTGATACCTTTTGGTGCTCAGATATCGGAAGAAGCATAAAAATGTTGATATGAAGGCAATAAAGAATTGGGCAAGGCAGATTCTCCGAGGTTTAGTCTATCTTCACAGTCACAATCCACCTATAATTCACAGGGACATAAAATGTGACAATATTTTTGTGAATGGAAATCATGGAGAGGTTAAGATTGGAGACCTTGGATTGGCAATTGTTATGCAGCAGCCTACTGCTCGAAGTGTGATTGGTAAGAGATTTTTTCCCCATGATGCTCTCCCCTCTACTAGACAGACTTTATGAAAAGTTGTGAAATCTTCCCTCTTTTTTTAACATTACATTAGGGACTCCTGAATTTATGGCTCCTGAGCTTTATGAAGAGGAATACAATGAACTTGTTGACATATATTCTTTTGGGATGTGCATGTTGGAGATGGTTACTTTTGATTACCCATACAGTGAATGCAAAAATCCTGCTCAAATCTATAAGAAGGTTACTTCTGTAAGTTAAGCCACTATCAGTCTATCACCATATTCTCTATTGGATGTTTCAGTGTAAAACTTTATGTAAACAACTAATTTATATTCTGATGCATTCTTTCTTAGGGCATTAAACCTGCTTCACTTAGTAAGGTGAGTGATTACCAAATTAAGGAGTTCATTGAGAAGTGTCTGGTTCCTGCATCAGAGAGATCATCTGCAAAGGAGCTCCTCCAAGACCAATTCCTTCAAGTTGAGAATTCAAAGGAGCCAATACGTGATCCCTTACAGTTACCTGACCCAAGTCCCAGAGCAAATGGTTTGCTTAAGTCTAGCCCTCTTTCCATGGACATAGATACTGACTATAAGCAGCAATCTTTAAGTGCATGTACAGAAAGCATCAATGGGAGTAATCACTGTCCAATTTTGGAATTTCAGAGGACGAATATGAACAATGAATTTAGattaaaagggaagaaaaatgaTGATAACTCAGTATCATTAACCTTGCGAATTGCTGACTTTTACGGTAAGTTGAGCGtatggttcctttttttttttggggggcggggggggggggggggtggggtgttGTTAGAAGTGAACATAGACTTcgattattgataaatattaCTGTTTTGTAGCGTAACATCGtggatttaattttattaccTGCAGGCCGAGTGAGGAATATACACTTTCTCTTTTACCTTGATACTGATACTGCACTTTCGGTGGCCAGCGAGATGGTTGAACAACTGGATTTAGCAGATCATGATGTAGAATTCATAGCAGAGTTGATTGATTACTTGATAATGAAACTTCTACCTGGATGGAAGCCCTCGTCTGATTACTCCTCAAGTGGAGTAGTGACTCCCTCTGATGTTTCCCCAGtctttggagaagaaaaaacaGTAATGGCAAGTCCATGGGATTCAATGCTAATTCCATCTGGGTTGGAGGTTGTGCAAGATGTTTTCTCTAGTTTAAATACAAGCCCTCAAGAAGGTGGTGTACAGGCTGAAGAAGGTAGTGTATGCAATAACCCTGACAATTCTGTTTGCCATGGTGAATGTAATTCTTCTCCAAATTtagcaaattttgaaaatcaacatTCACAAGCATCAATTGCTTCAGAGATACTGGTAGAAGATGCTTCTACCAAAACTGATAAAGCAGCTGAATTTGTTGATTGCAACATTAAAGGAAGCTGCAAAGGCTTAAGTGGGTCTTTCCCTGAACTAGAGCTTGGGGATGCATGTTATGATGTCTTCAGATTGCAACAAATTGATAGCAACGATTCAGAAGACATCATGAATGAATTCGCAAAGAACTCAGAACTGTCAATGCCAGTTCAAAGTGGAGTATCAAATGTTATGAGCTTAACAAGCAGCTGTTCATCTTTGTCCTTAGCAGACAAAGATATTGATATCGCGCTTAAGTTGGAACTTGAAGCAATTGACTCACAGTATCAGCATTGGTTTCAGGAACTTTCTAGGATGAGGGAGGAAACATTGGAGGCTACCAAAAGGCGATGGATAGCAAAGAAGAAGCTGGCTGGCCAATGATTAGGCATGTTgctgaaccttttttttttttttatcctttcttcATTACTCTTGTTCAAGTTGTTTCATTATTGTCCATAAGGTCCTTTGAAGTATCTATTTGAGGGTTGTGATTATGTAATCCGAAACTAGTATCGGATGCGACTATTTTTTTGTGGAAGTCGTAATCCTTtctttggatttaatttttgtgatttggGGGTCAAGTTCCTTATAACTTTGTTCAATGTATAAAGTATATATTCTTGAAtgttctgaattttttttttttttaattactttatcCTTGGTCATGAGTATTGCACAATTCATGCTCATTGCTAATTGGTTATAGGATCTCTCCATAATTTTTAGTGTACCACTTGGAAGATTGACAAGCTCCTAAAATCCAAGGTCAGGATCTTAGGCAGCAGTTTTTTTACGGGCAAAACAAAATTCTACAGGGGCCACAACAATCGGCATACTGAAGCTCAAGCTGGTTTAACTTCTTCCTAATTcatttatatgtttaatttaaatattacaaTTCTTTTTGTCTGAAAAGCTGTATCTAAAACAAAGTAGtagagttttaaaaagttgtagatTGTAATTTAAACTAACGTGACGAAATTGATCTTTTAGAGTTGGGGTTGAGGGAATTTTATCATGAAGTCCCTAAAATTCAATCCATCTATTTTGAATCTAGTAGATTGGATTTGACTACCTcgtcaataatttaaataagagaaatgttatgttcataatattttcacaacacttttacaataaatttttataataaattttaagtgataggttattattgattgttattaataaacaaaaaaataatttcagtagtaAGTTGTTATCGATTGTTATTAAtgtacaaaaaaataatttcagtggtaggttaaaattaaaactaacaacttactacttataatttgttatgaaaatattgtggatgtagtatttctttttaaataaataccTATATGGATCGAGAATAGTAGGCTAGCCCTCGAATTGTGTTGGGCCTCGTGTTCATTAGGACCACTTCGGCCCAATTTAGGCCCATATAGCCTAGCAATTGGGAGTTAGCTGAGCATATAGGGAAGTATCCGAGATAACCAAAAACAATAGATAATACCTTGGGGGAATCTGCTCATCGGGCAATAAAACCCAATGTCAGGCACAAGTTACGAGAGAATCATTTCAACAGTAGGAGGTGAGTCCCCTTTAATAGGTGTGATTCAATATGGAGAGACCCACTGACATGCCGAATATTCTTCCATCATGACTACCCCACTTAAAAAAGAGTATAAATAAAAGGGGAGGGTTAAGAAGAGGGGATTGGAACAAAATttgggagagagatacaagAGAAGTGAGAAAAACACATTGTAGGGAGAAGGAAGTCCTGTTTGGATTTCAGAGAGGGTGCTTGGCTGCTCAGTAGCCTTCACGGCCAAGCTAAAATTAAGGTAGTTTAGCGCTAAGGAAAAACCATAACACCATCGGTGATACTACCAATCACTTCTTTGGACCTCCCATTGTCGGATGCACTAAATCCAGAGTACAAGTAAATTAGGGGTCTAGGCCCAATAACCCAAGGTTATTGGGAACAGACCACCACAATACCAAAATGATGCAAGTCAATGTTTAAAGGGAAGTTTtgttttcacaacatttttacaacaaatcataaataataagttattattagttctaatttgaactcaccaccgaaattactttttttgccCATTAGTAACAGtcaataacaacctgtcacttaggatttgttgtgaaaatattgtggacataacatttctcatttCTCATATTTAAATGTAATGACATGAAAAAATTGGATCCACTCGTTTCAAAATGAATGTATTCATAGGATTGTAGAAACTCCATAATGGAGTCATCTTAAGAACTGTGAATTAGGGTGATAGcagaagaaaatcaaaaaataatttagtaataataaaaatttgccaTAACCCATAGTCAATCAATTCAGACCAAGTCAGATTTGTGTGAAACTTTATTGCTAAATAGAAGTGTTGGTATATAATTGTAAGATGTCTCTATTAAGATATCTTGATTAGTCCTCTCGCCAAGTACTTCTACAAGTCTCATTCATGCACGTATAGAATATTGTTGCCGGCTCATCAGCTGATCTAGTCTGAAATTGTACGTACGCAGCCCTTCCATGACCACATTTTGGGCATGTTGCTGTCATAATAGAAAGGAGcaggtaagaaagaaaaaaaaaaaaaacaagaagccGCAATTGCCATCTcttgaaaatattgtatatttaaCAGATAATCTTGCAAGAATGCAGCATCGACAAGAACAACTGTAACACAATTGTAGCTTAAAGATAGCGATTCATGCTTGAAACTCCAAGCTTTGAGCACTAAATATTCAGATATTGGTTATGTAGTTGAACACTAATGATTCAATTGTATTCCATCTAGTTGAGAGATAAATTACATACAAAGTCAACAAAGACCAATAACTCAGATGTCTCAAATAATCCAAGATCACTAATTCCCCATACCCATGAGAGGGCTTAGCTTAATCatctaaaaattaactaaaCCTAAGACTACTACTCAACAAAACCTTTGGCCCATCTTCACCTGGTATGGTTACCAATGTTCAGTTGTTCACCACCTTTTAACTCTATCAGTGTTCTAAAGCTATATATCCAACTTATAACTTAGTCAAGATTTCAAAATCAACTAATAGATTATCAAATGAATTGAAACCTCAGGCAGCTGGCAAGTGACCCATAACAATCccataaaaacataacattaGCATAGAAGTGTTCAGGCATCATCAAGgtatctaaaaactgaaaaagaaactGTATTCATATTGGTCTATCATATGCGATTCTACAAGCAGACAAGGTGATCATTGGTCTGTTCTATACAACCAAATGTCTTCCCAAGTATATCCAACAGAACAATGTGGTCTAGTTAACTCAGCATCCAAGGTCTCAATAACACCCCCACCACCAATGTTCTGAAAAAATGGGGATTTAGAACAAATAGAAAGGGAGGATAATCAACAGAAACTCAACTTTACTCAACTCAACCATGCCATAATCCCAATTATAATGGGGTTGGCAACTGACTACAGATTCTCCTCAATTAATAGGAATTGACCACATGTATTCTTCACCACCAATCTATCCTACTGAAATTCATACTCTTTGTTGTCTCCCTGCCTAACATACCCCTTTTCACTACTTCTACCCTATACTATTTTAGGCCTCCTTCAACCTCTTTCCACTCCATCCACTTATTAAAGTAATCTTTCTCACTCAGTACATAAATAGGTCTTTGTTGCACTTTACCAATCCATCATAAGGGAGAAACAAAGTGAAAAATAAGAAGCATTACCATGAAGTTTAACCCTTCACACCTATAATTATATGCAACAATTCAGTAAACTACAACTCATAAAAATCAAGCATCATTTCCATATAAACCATCTGAGAGATTGATGAACTACAGCTCACACATAGAAGTAAATTTAACTATTTAGCGTATAACACCCAGGATATACAAGCAATGGTTCAGTACTTTACAACTGATATAGATTGAGCATCATTTCCATAAAAACCAGCTGAGAGATTGATGAACTTCAACCCACACATTGAATAACCATTTtcaacagcagcagcagcaagaAATATAAGCGGATAGGtgcacaatatatataattctagTAGCAAGCAAAACCAGCTGATAAACTAAAATGCGTACCCTTGCAAGATCATTAGAGTTTAATTATATAAACTTGGCATTACactacattataaaaaataactctatttttttccctttggaGTTAGGTAAATGCTTGAGCAGATAAGATAAGATACAAAATTACATCAATTTACAGGGTATTGTTTCCAGGCATGACACGGCAGCACTAAAGAACTAGCCATTATGCATACACTGAATAATCTTTGAgctaaaatactatttttaacaaattattatatCGATAGAATTACTTGTTACTCCGTTTACAGACCTTTACTCTTCCCCTGACATCCCATTATATTTCCACTAGAATGGAATATTACTTTACTTACAGCTCAATGAAACAAACCCGCTGACCTTTTTTTATCACTATTCTTCTAGAATTGAGTTCATACACTGATTAATAGTTCCTtacttaaaactaaaaaagagtgaaagaaaaagaaaaatgaatccACCAAGCACAAAAGTTGAACAAGAGACGCACCATCAGTTTGAGAGGCATTCTTCATGTCATCGTCAGTGATGACAGGTTCTAAATCCTTCTTATCCAAAtgcatctttttctttatcttaaCCTGCATTTAtgaaatcacacacacacatgcacacaagTAATAAAGAGAAGAGATATTAACATAACTTCACAAAAGTACAACCAGAGATATTCATAAATTAATCAGTTTAACTACAATAAGATCAATGAACTACATACCTTGTTCTCTATGTAGCATACATAGGGACATGTCGGGCAGAAGAATCTGGAAGGGCGCCCCATATGGGGCAACTCATATTGCAGCATAGTCCCACAAGTAGGACAAAACTCCATTAGCTATCAGCTTCTAACACAAACCCTCTCTCTGCAATTTGCTTTCTGTAACATGTTAATAGATTTCGCGCAATACATAACATTACtaacaaatcaagaaaatatattttaagaataacccattataaatttgacattcaaaaacattaaaaatgaaGCCCAGACAGAGTTCTACAAGATTCTAACTTCTATGACATTAGAGaagcaaaatcaacaaaattgcAATGACAAAACAATAAAGCGAAGAATCATTTTTGAAAGCACTGGCAGCAAGCAGCCCTTTATCAGAGAGATGGAGAAGGATCGAGTTATGGTGAATAAAGCGGAGCTTCAGAGAGACAAACCTTGCACACAGCCACAGGCGGTGGTTTTTGAGGGAAGGAAGGAGGCAGGTATTTTGGGAGCGTAAATAAACAAGCAAAGGCAAAGGCAGGTCATGTGGGAATGGGCCAACCTTTGAAAGCCCACTCTCCTGTCGtggacaataataataataagactcATTTCGGCCCATGTGTGTCACTGTTCCAACTCTCACCAAACTAGCCTATCCTTAACCCAGGTCGTACGAGCCCCATTGTTTGTGATTTCGAGTTGGAAAGAAGGTGGTGGTGCCCAAGGAGATCGAGCGACAGGCGACAGGCAATAGGAATTTTAAAGGACTCTGTTTTAAATGAGCTAAATGTTGGAGATGATTCGGGGTCTTCCTTGATGCTTATAGATGGAGAATCTGAGTGGGATAGGGTGGTTGTGGAGGATGTGGATTCTGAGGAGGGATCTGACGAACGTGATGGGAATTGGATGGTGGAATTTGCTCGAATAGATTCAGATTGTTCACAACTTTTGAATGTGACTCCTTCGGCTATATCGAATTCTATTGGGATCCATGTTGATGAGAATCTTTCTGGTTTGTTGGAAGATGATCAGTCTGGAAATCAGGCTTGTTTGTCACCTTGGTTTCAGAGCAAATACCAGGAATTTGGCTCTTTTTTAGGGACATCGATTAAAGGACTGGAGGAACTCGCTTCTAATTTTCTCTTGGCTGTTGAGGAAAAAAGTAGACAAAGAACAACGAAGGGAGTTTGGTGGCTCTATCAATTatgaataagatattaatttctaaaattaatatatttttaaataaataaactttttatgTCCAcgtaataattatgaaaataaaaaattataaaaaaataatatttcttttcaaattaaaaaaaatatatatttt of Quercus lobata isolate SW786 chromosome 8, ValleyOak3.0 Primary Assembly, whole genome shotgun sequence contains these proteins:
- the LOC115956718 gene encoding probable serine/threonine-protein kinase WNK7 isoform X1; this translates as MSWTMVELDPEYTEKDPTGRYVRYNEILGKGAFKTVFKAFDEVDGIEVAWNQVRIDDVLQSPEDLEKLYSEVHLLKSLKHDNIVKFCNSWVDDKKKTVNMITELFTSGNLRQYRKKHKNVDMKAIKNWARQILRGLVYLHSHNPPIIHRDIKCDNIFVNGNHGEVKIGDLGLAIVMQQPTARSVIGTPEFMAPELYEEEYNELVDIYSFGMCMLEMVTFDYPYSECKNPAQIYKKVTSGIKPASLSKVSDYQIKEFIEKCLVPASERSSAKELLQDQFLQVENSKEPIRDPLQLPDPSPRANGLLKSSPLSMDIDTDYKQQSLSACTESINGSNHCPILEFQRTNMNNEFRLKGKKNDDNSVSLTLRIADFYGRVRNIHFLFYLDTDTALSVASEMVEQLDLADHDVEFIAELIDYLIMKLLPGWKPSSDYSSSGVVTPSDVSPVFGEEKTVMASPWDSMLIPSGLEVVQDVFSSLNTSPQEGGVQAEEGSVCNNPDNSVCHGECNSSPNLANFENQHSQASIASEILVEDASTKTDKAAEFVDCNIKGSCKGLSGSFPELELGDACYDVFRLQQIDSNDSEDIMNEFAKNSELSMPVQSGVSNVMSLTSSCSSLSLADKDIDIALKLELEAIDSQYQHWFQELSRMREETLEATKRRWIAKKKLAGQ
- the LOC115956718 gene encoding probable serine/threonine-protein kinase WNK4 isoform X2, with the translated sequence MSWTMVELDPEYTEKDPTGRYVRYNEILGKGAFKTVFKAFDEVDGIEVAWNQVRIDDVLQSPEDLEKLYSEVHLLKSLKHDNIVKFCNSWVDDKKKTVNMITELFTSGNLRQYRKKHKNVDMKAIKNWARQILRGLVYLHSHNPPIIHRDIKCDNIFVNGNHGEVKIGDLGLAIVMQQPTARSVIGTPEFMAPELYEEEYNELVDIYSFGMCMLEMVTFDYPYSECKNPAQIYKKVTSGIKPASLSKVSDYQIKEFIEKCLVPASERSSAKELLQDQFLQVENSKEPIRDPLQLPDPSPRANGLLKSSPLSMDIDTDYKQQSLSACTESINGSNHCPILEFQRTNMNNEFRLKGKKNDDNSVSLTLRIADFYGRVRNIHFLFYLDTDTALSVASEMVEQLDLADHDVEFIAELIDYLIMKLLPGWKPSSDYSSSGVVTPSDVSPVFGEEKTVMASPWDSMLIPSGLEVVQDVFSSLNTSPQEGGVQAEEGTF
- the LOC115954617 gene encoding DNA-directed RNA polymerase III subunit RPC10-like — protein: MEFCPTCGTMLQYELPHMGRPSRFFCPTCPYVCYIENKVKIKKKMHLDKKDLEPVITDDDMKNASQTDATCPKCGHGRAAYVQFQTRSADEPATIFYTCMNETCRSTWRED